A genomic region of Brassica napus cultivar Da-Ae unplaced genomic scaffold, Da-Ae ScsIHWf_627;HRSCAF=923, whole genome shotgun sequence contains the following coding sequences:
- the LOC106425799 gene encoding polyadenylate-binding protein 2-like isoform X3: MEEEEHEVYGGEIPDVGEMDGDMDMMTAADDDAAKKRLKEIEDEAAALREMQAKVEKDMGPQDPATMAADQAGKEEVDARSVFVGNVRICLCFWLI; this comes from the exons atgGAGGAAGAGGAGCACGAGGTATACGGCGGAGAAATCCCCGACGTCGGAGAGATGGATGGAGACATGGACATGATGACTGCAGCTGATGACGATGCCGCtaag AAACGATTGAAAGAGATAGAGGACGAAGCTGCTGCTCTTCGCGAGATGCAGGCCAAGGTTGAGAAGGATATGGGTCCTCAAG ATCCTGCTACTATGGCAGCAGATCAAGCAGGCAAGGAGGAGGTCGATGCTCGATCTGTTTTCGTTGGCAATGTAAG
- the LOC106425799 gene encoding polyadenylate-binding protein 2-like isoform X4, with product MEEEEHEVYGGEIPDVGEMDGDMDMMTAADDDAAKKRLKEIEDEAAALREMQAKVEKDMGPQDPATMAADQAGKEEVDARSVFVGNVSICLCFWLI from the exons atgGAGGAAGAGGAGCACGAGGTATACGGCGGAGAAATCCCCGACGTCGGAGAGATGGATGGAGACATGGACATGATGACTGCAGCTGATGACGATGCCGCtaag AAACGATTGAAAGAGATAGAGGACGAAGCTGCTGCTCTTCGCGAGATGCAGGCCAAGGTTGAGAAGGATATGGGTCCTCAAG ATCCTGCTACTATGGCAGCAGATCAAGCAGGCAAGGAGGAGGTCGATGCTCGATCTGTTTTCGTTGGCAATGTAAGTATAT
- the LOC106425799 gene encoding polyadenylate-binding protein 2-like isoform X2, which yields MEEEEHEVYGGEIPDVGEMDGDMDMMTAADDDAAKELDEMKKRLKEIEDEAAALREMQAKVEKDMGPQDPATMAADQAGKEEVDARSVFVGNVSICDETAR from the exons atgGAGGAAGAGGAGCACGAGGTATACGGCGGAGAAATCCCCGACGTCGGAGAGATGGATGGAGACATGGACATGATGACTGCAGCTGATGACGATGCCGCtaag GAGTTGGATGAGATGAAGAAACGATTGAAAGAGATAGAGGACGAAGCTGCTGCTCTTCGCGAGATGCAGGCCAAGGTTGAGAAGGATATGGGTCCTCAAG ATCCTGCTACTATGGCAGCAGATCAAGCAGGCAAGGAGGAGGTCGATGCTCGATCTGTTTTCGTTGGCAATGTAAGTATATGTGATGAGACTGCAAGATAG
- the LOC106425799 gene encoding polyadenylate-binding protein 2-like isoform X1, giving the protein MEEEEHEVYGGEIPDVGEMDGDMDMMTAADDDAAKELDEMKKRLKEIEDEAAALREMQAKVEKDMGPQDPATMAADQAGKEEVDARSVFVGNVSICLCFWLI; this is encoded by the exons atgGAGGAAGAGGAGCACGAGGTATACGGCGGAGAAATCCCCGACGTCGGAGAGATGGATGGAGACATGGACATGATGACTGCAGCTGATGACGATGCCGCtaag GAGTTGGATGAGATGAAGAAACGATTGAAAGAGATAGAGGACGAAGCTGCTGCTCTTCGCGAGATGCAGGCCAAGGTTGAGAAGGATATGGGTCCTCAAG ATCCTGCTACTATGGCAGCAGATCAAGCAGGCAAGGAGGAGGTCGATGCTCGATCTGTTTTCGTTGGCAATGTAAGTATAT
- the LOC106425799 gene encoding polyadenylate-binding protein 2-like isoform X5, with the protein MEEEEHEVYGGEIPDVGEMDGDMDMMTAADDDAAKKRLKEIEDEAAALREMQAKVEKDMGPQDPATMAADQAGKEEVDARSVFVGNVSICDETAR; encoded by the exons atgGAGGAAGAGGAGCACGAGGTATACGGCGGAGAAATCCCCGACGTCGGAGAGATGGATGGAGACATGGACATGATGACTGCAGCTGATGACGATGCCGCtaag AAACGATTGAAAGAGATAGAGGACGAAGCTGCTGCTCTTCGCGAGATGCAGGCCAAGGTTGAGAAGGATATGGGTCCTCAAG ATCCTGCTACTATGGCAGCAGATCAAGCAGGCAAGGAGGAGGTCGATGCTCGATCTGTTTTCGTTGGCAATGTAAGTATATGTGATGAGACTGCAAGATAG